GATTGGCTCGACCAGGCACGCCAGTGCTGCGGCAATCGCTGCGGCCAATCTCAACACGGCGTGACGGCGGACCTGAACCAAAGGCGATCACCTTTCTTGCAGTACGCGCGCGTATGGTGCGATGCAAACGTCCGGGCGCGAAAGCAGCCGGCTACCGGACGATGTTCCCGTAGAGGCGAGAGCAGATGACGACGAGGACGGCCGTGACGGCTATGAGAACGGTGAAGTCAAGACCCATGCCAAAGCGAGTCGCTCCGCCTAGTGGCATCAGCGCGCGGAGACCATCGACTTCGTAACTCAAGGGGTTGCAGCGCGATACCACTTGCAGCCACGTTGGCATCAGCGTGATCGGATATATGGCATTACTTGCAAAGAAGAGCGGCATCGTCAGCAGTTGGCCAATCCCAAGCATCCGCTGCTGCGTTTTCACGACGCAGGCGATCATCATCGAAAAGCAGGCGAAGAGAGCGCTGCCCAGAACCACGAGTACGACTACTCCCAGCAGGTTGGCCGGGTTCATGTTCAGCCGGACGCCGGTTGCCGCCGCCAACGTGTAGATGATGAACATCTGGAGCACGCCGCGCACACTGGCAGACAGCGCTTTACCGAGGACGAGCGCAGATCGTGGCGCCGGGCTGGCCAGAAACTTCACGAGCGCGCCCACGTCGCGCTCCCAGATGATGGATATGCCGTAGAAAATGGAGACGAAGAGGGCGCTTTGAGCGAGAATCCCCGGCGCCATGAAGTCGATGTACCGCATCGATCCCGTGGGAATGCCATGCAGGCGACTAAAGACCTGGCCGAAGAGCAGGAGCCACAAGGCGGGCTGGACCGCTCGCGAGATCAGTTCAGACGGATCGTGGCGCAGCCGTCTCGCCTCCATATCCACCATGGCGGCCACGGTATTCACGAAGTCCACGGCGCTGGGCCCGGCGGCGACGCGCGCGGTAGATCTATTTAAGGCGGTTTGCAACGCGTCGCGCTCCCGCGGCCTGGCGAAACCCACCTGTGGCGCCTTCGAGCTCGGAAGCTGCGTAGGCAGCGAATACCGTATCCAGCGTGGCCGTCTCATCGCCGATGGAGGCTTTCAACTGCGAAGGCGTACCTTCCGCGGCGATAACGCCGAGATGCATGATGGCGATACGGTCACACAGGCTGTCGGCTTCCTCCATATAGTGGGTCGTGAGGATGATTGTGGCTCCAAACTCGTCGCGCAGTTTCATCAGGTGGGTCCAGACGTTATCGCGGGCCAGCGGATCCAGGCCTACCGTGGGCTCATCCAGAAAAAGCACATTGGGGCGGTGAATCATCGATTGAGCGATCTCCAGCCGGCGCAGCATCCCGCCGGAGTAGCCCTGAACCAGACGGTCGGCTGCATCTGCAAGTCCCATGAAAGCTAGCGCCTCGCGGATCCGCGAACTGCGTTCGGAGCGGGGAATGCCAAACACCCGTGCGAATACGAGCAGGTTTTCGTAGCCGGTGAGGTTTGCGTTTGCGGAAACCATCTGGGGCACATATCCGATGCTGCGGCGCACGCTCCATGCCTGTCGCACCACGTGGAAGCCTGCCACCCACGCCTCGCCGTCTGTGGGTGGAAGCAGGGTGGTGAGCATCTTGATGGTGGTGGTTTTGCCGGCGCCGTTTGGCCCAAGCAGCCCAAACACCTCGCGGGAGGCAACGGCGAGGTTCACCGAGTTGACGGCCTTCAATTCTCCAAAGCACCGCGTAAGATTACGCGTTTCTACAATCGGCCGCTCGTCGGACATACCCCACCGTGCTGCAATCGACGCCAAACAAAAGCAACCCGGCTGACTACGCCGCAGCACAGCATCAAATTCGTCAACCATCGGCAGTGTAGCGCAAACCCGGCGGGTGATGCAAACACCAACGCCGGGGTGTGTACAAAGGAAGTCTCCAGTCATGTGCGCTCTTGAACACAATGGCGCGTCACCCGGCGGCCGAAGACACGTTCCCTTACTTTACAAAGGTGAGCAGTTCCGGACAAGAGTGACCGGTCAAGCCGCTCCCAGCAGAAGGGGGACATGACGATGAAGAAGCTTATTGGATTGGGCATTGTACTGGCAGCGATGCTGCCCGCATCGGTGGCACTGGCTGACGGCCATGGTGGCCGAAACCGGCAGGATAGCCGGAATCGTCAACCGGCAGTCGTGATCAGCATTCCCTGGGTGATCGGCCAGATCTTCGGGTCACGTGATCAGGGGTACCGGTACGATCAGAACCAGCAGCTGATGCGCAGCATGTTCGACCGTAACAGCCGCGACCACCGCGATAGCCGTGACGGTCATGACAGAGGTGGCAATCGCGGCCACAGGTAGACGGACAGCGCCGCTGGCGGCCCTCACACGGCAAAGCGCCCCGCGCCCTGCACCACAAGGCGCGGGGCGCTTTGCCGTGCTCTTGAGATGGCAGGCTTGGGGAGACCTGTGAACCGGCCAGTCTATGCACCGTGCGAAATGAACCGGATCTGCTCCGGCGTCAGTTGATGGTCCAATGCCGACATGCTCTCGCGCAGGTCGGCTTCCCTGGTGCAGCCTACGATCGGAATCGTGACGAACGGCTGGCCACGGAGCCAGCCCAGGGTCAACTGCGGCAGGTTCATCCCGGTTTCACCCATCAGGTGCTCCATCCGGCGCAGCCGCGCCGAAGTCTCCGGCAACCGGTATGCGTTTTCCGCGGGCGGATTCATCTTGTCGAGGGTTCGGCGGGCAAGGTGGCGGAACAGACCGCCCGCCTGACTCTGGAACGGTATCGCCGCCATGCCGGTCTGCTCGTGGTAGATGAAGCGGCTCTCATCCATGAAGCAGACGTCGCGTGCACCGTACGGATAGTTGGCGATGACTGCGGCGTTCCACCAGACCTGGTCGGCCACAAAGCCGGCGTATCCACGATCGGCGGCCGCGGCCCCAGCCGCCCACATTCGGCAGACCTGCCAGTTGGAGGCGCCATAATGGCGAATCTTTCCCTCAGCGCGGGCCGCTTCCAGCGTATCGAGGATTTCACCGACCGGCACCTCCGGATCGTCCCGGTGCAGCCAGTAGAGATCGATGCAGTCGATCTGAAGCGCGTCGAGGCTGGCGTCGAGATCCGCGCGGATATCCGCCGGCCGGCAGCGCTGCACGCCGGGCTTATCAAACAGCCAGTGTGCGCCCTTGGTGGCCAGCACGATCTCGCTGCGGTTTTCACGTGCGCGCATCCAGCGCCCGATCGTTTTCTCGCTGGCAGAGCGCTCGATGCCGGCGACCCAGTCGCCGTAGCAGTGGGCCGTATCGATGAAGTTTCCGTCGAGTTCTACGTATAGATCCAGCAACCGAAATGCCGGTTCCTCGCGGACCGCCGATCCAATGCTGCCGGTGCCGAAACATATCTGGGAGACGGAGAGGCTGGTATTTGGTATCGTGATGTTCATAGCGGTTTCGCTGCGCCTCGTGGCGCGGGCCGGAACAGGAGACACACGGCACACTATACCGCTATCGTGGCTTTGGCGTCTGCGAAGCCCGGAACTCCTCGCGCCTTTCGGAATGCGGTATCCTGCTCCTTCAATGGCTGGTTCTACGGCGCGACATACGTGCCAGGAATGGTCGCTTTGACAAACAACTCGAACGATGCGCGCGCGGCATTTATTCGGGCATCGGTGTGGCACGGCTCACTCGACGCCGCCCGTGCGAACCTTGCGGAGCATCCTGAGCTTGCGGAATGCGATATCTACACCGCGGCGCTGCTGGGTGACGACGCTGCGGTGTGCCGTTACCTTGCCGCCGACCGAGGGCTGGCAGTGGCCAAGGCGCCGCCGCTGAATTGGGATGCGCTGACGCACCTCTGTTTCTCAAGGTTCTTCAGGCTGGAGCCGGAGCGCTCAGACGGCTTCATTCGCGCGGCTGTTGCACTGCTGGATGCCGGCGCCAGCGCTCGGACCGGCTTCTTCGATGAGACGCATCGGCCGGAGCCGGACTTTGAGAGCGTGCTCTACGCTGCCGCCGGCGTGGCGCATCATGCGGGAATGACGCAGCTTCTGATCGACCGCGGCGCCGATCCGAACGAGGGCGAGGTGGTCTACCACAGCCCGGAGACGGATGACAACGCCGCGCTGAGGGTCCTGGTAGAGACCGGGCAATTGACACCGGACAGCCTGGCCACGATGCTGCTGCGCAAGGCCGATTGGCACGATCTCGAAGGCATCCGATATCTTCTGGAGCGGAACGCCGATCCAAACTTTATAACGGGTTGGGGATTCACCGCGCTGCACCAGGCGCTGCGGCGAGATAACAGCCTGTCGATTGTGGAGGCGATGCTGGATTACGGCGCCAGTCCATTGCTGAAAAACCGGAACGATCACCGGACCGGGACTGCCATCGCGGCCGGCCGGGGCCGGGGCGACGTACTGAACCTGTTTGTGCAGCGAGGCATTACCGTTGACCTCGATGGCGTCGATCGGCTCATCAGCGCCTGCGCTCAAGACGACGACGAAGCGATAGGCTTGATCGTTAAGGGGCTTCCGGAGCTGGTTGGTGAACTGCTTGCAGCCGGCGGCGCCGTACTGGCCGTTTTCGCCGGAAACGGAAATACGGCCGGCGCCGCTCGCCTGCTGGACCTTGGCGTGCCCGTAGACGCCCGGTTTGTGGAGGGGGATGGCTATTTCGACGTTGCGCCAAACAGCACGGCGCTCCATGTGGCCGCGTGGCGGGCGCAGCATCAAACCGTCAGTTTTCTGATTGAGCGTCGTGCGGATCTGGACGTGCTGGACGGCAAAGGCCGCAGCGCACTGATGCTGGCCGTTAAAGCCTGTGTCGATTCTTACTGGATGGAGACTCGAGCGCCGGATTCTGTGAAGGCGCTGCTGGAAGCCGGGGCATCCGCGGAGGGCATCGTCGTGCCGTGTGGGTACGAGGCCGTGGACACATTATTGCGAGACGCGTAGGTGGGGGAACCCTTGTGGGCAACCCATGCCATTGCGGCCAGGCTGCCCGCCATCCCAGGACCGTCCGGACCACGAGCACTGCGCCTGGGCGCTGCTTCCGCAGCGACGCGCTTACGAAACGGTAAAATGCATCGTTCGCTCGCTTGCAGCGCGCAGCGTTTGATAGTAGAATCCCTCCGAATGGTCGAAGCGGGGAGTCAAGGGAGAGGCGCCGATCGGCCGAGTTCACTCAGGCAACGCAACGCTGCCGCTTCGTCGCTGTCTCTTTAAGCAATTTGCGCTGATGTGCCTCGCCGAAGCGCACTGCTGCCTGGTTCAACGCGGTTGTTCGCCGCACAAGATAGCACCCAGTATCTTCCGGATGCCGTCGATGTTACGGCTACTCCGGCCTCGTCTACAACACCTCCGACGGCTGCTTCTCCGTAACGCTGCGGGAGGGCGGTACGTTCGGAGACGGCGCGACGGACTATCCGTTCCGGTTTGGCTGCTAACCAACGGCCCCCCGCCACCCTCCCCCCGGAAACCAGGAGGAACACAATGAGACACCGATTCGTGGTTCCGGCGGCTTTGGCCGCTCTGGGCGCTATCGCTGCCGGATGCGGGGCCGGTGGCAGCTCGGCTGCGAACGCCGCCGCACCGCACCCCGCGTCGGGACCGCCGTCACATACCGTCGACGGTATCACTTTCAGCCAGGCTGTGACCACGGACGCCGCACGGGGTACGCCCCTTACGGGCGGGGCCTGGATTACATTCACCGTGTCCAACGGCACAAAGGGCAGCGTCGTTTGGCCGGGCGAGCCGTACTTTTCGGGTACCTGTACCAGCGCGACCGGGCAGGTGACTTACTTCCCGCCGAAGGGGGGAGTCTCCGGCTTGGGCGGGTGGCCGGCCATCAACATCGGGCCCGGGCAATCCGCAAGTGTAGTGGAACCAGCCGATGGCCTCCCGCCCGGAACGTACACGATCGCCTCGTACATCGGTTCGTCGCTATACGGCACCGCCTTTCAGCAATATGGCATACGTCGCAACGGCGAGACTTATATGCCCGGCTATCCCGACAAGACGCAAACCGCCACTCCGGTGACGATCACCGTGCCGTAGTGGCGCGAGGTGCTGAAGCGCGACGGACTATCCGTTTCAGCTTGGCTGCTAACCAACGGACCCCCGCCACCTTTCCCCCGGAAACGAAGAGGAACACAATGAGACACCGATTCGTGGTTCTGGCGGCTTTTGCCGCTCTGGGCGCTATCGCTGCCGGATGCGGGGCCGGTGGCAGCTCGGCTGCGAACGCGGCCGCACCGCACCCCGCGTCGGGACCGCCGTCACATACCGTCGACGGTATCACTTTCAGCCAGGCTGTGACCCCGATTCCCGCAAGCGGTTATCCCCTGCTTGGCGGGGCCTGGATCACGTTCACCGTCGTCAACGGCACAACGGGCAGAGCTACCTGGCAGTGCGATCCGTACTTTTCTGGTACCTGTACCAGCGCAACCGGGCAGGTGACTTACTTCGGGCCGGCGGGAGGGGTCTTCGGCCTGGGCGATTGGACGGCCATCAACATCGGGCCCGGGCAATCCGCAAGCTTTACGGAACCAACCGGTGGCCTCGCGCCCGGAACGTACACGATCGCCTCGTACATCGGTTCGTCGCTTTACAGTACCGCCTTTGGCGCCTCGGGCATAGGTGCCGGCGAGGCTAAAATGCCGGGCGATCCCAAGACGACGCAAACCGCCAACCCGGTGACGATCACCATTCCGTTAGGCGCTGGATGGTAAGGGCCGCAGCGCACGGATGCTTGCTGTCAAGGCTTGCGTCGACGCATTCTGGACGGAGAGGCGCATGCCCGATTCGGTGCACGCGCTGCTGGTAGCCGGGGCATCGGCGGAGGTCATTGCCGTGTCGTGAGGATACGAGGCAGTGGAACCATTGCTGCGAAGGCGTAGGAGCACGGCTGCACGGTGAATCGGGCCGCAGGTTTCTAATGCCGCCAGGCGATGGGCAAGGATCGGCCGGGCGGCAGCACCCGCGGTATGCGGCGCTCCGCTCGCCGACAGCGCTCGGGCCTTTGTTGAGAACGTTGCCACCGCGGTGGTGCTCAAAGCGCTGCTTGACCGGAACTTCGGCATTGAGGATTTCAGGATGACACCTTTCGCCAGCGGCCGTGGCGGCGCGGGTCTCGTGATTGACGACCGCGGTACGGGTAAGCGAGTTACCCTGAACATTCCTGCCGAGGGCATCGTGGCCAGGCTTTCGTTGACGGGTCCAGTTGGAGACACGGCGAGCGAGGATTAATGTTCCGGCGTTGAATTCGCGCGGATCGTTGGGTGGATCGCCGGGCCGGCTCGAGTTTGACATTGGACGGCAGACACGTTCCGCGCGCGATTCGAAATGCGGCATTTTGAGAATGGAGTCACAAGCCTGCCGGCATCTGAGTGCCGGCTCGACGAAACCGGACTATCGGTCCAGTTACGCCGGCCGCCACTCGATACGGACGACGGCGCTGGCGAAACTCAATTGCCGGTCGCTTGCGAGAAGAGTGGTGACCTGCCAGGCGTACGCTCCGCGGTGATATGTGCTTCGGCGGCACAGGTCCGCCGCAGTTGAAGCGACTTGCCGAGACTCAGCCATATGCAGGTATTCACGGCGCACTCGAGCCATTCCGGGTCGCCGACCCGGGGGCGCACATTGTCAGGATGGCTGTCATGCTGGGCACTTACGAATAGCAGTCCTGACGCCGAGCTTTTATCCTCGGCGCGAGCGCGCGCTCCTGTAACCGGTACCATCGCGCGCCATCCCAGCTGTCACACCGTCGCCCGCATTCAAAGAGGGCGTATTCAGGCCGTGCGGAGTTGTGCAGCGGCATACGGCCAAAGCAGGCCCGACTTGACAAACCTCATCCGGGTATGCAATACTTAACCAAATGGTTAACAATATGCCGATGCGGCTTGACCGGGTGTTCGGTGCGCTTGCCGATCCTACGCGGCGCGCCATTCTGGAGCGGCTGACGGGCGGCGACGCAATGGTAACGGAGCTTGCTGCGCCGTTCAACAGCTCTCTGCCGGCCATCTCCAAGCACCTTCACGTTCTGGAGGAGGCCGGCCTCATAGTACGGCGCGCCATCGGCCGCAAACGCATCTGCAGTATTGTGCCATCCGCCATGTTGAGCGCCGAGGAGTGGCTCGATACGTATCGGCGCTTCTGGACGGAACGACTGGACGCATTGGAAGAGACCCTAAAATCGGATGAGGAGAATGAGATATGAGTCAGGATACGGTTGCGAGTGCTGCCAGCCTGGTGATCAAGCGGACGCTGGCTGCGCCCGTGGAGAAGGTTTGGCGTGCGTGGACGGACCCGGCGCAGATGGCGCGGTGGTTCTTTCCGAACGAGCGGTGGAACCAGTCGACGGTGGACATCGACCCGGTCCCGGGCGGCCGGTTCAGCGTGAAGATGAACCATTCGGACGGCGATGTGTTTCATCTGACGGGCCATTACGTGGAGATTACTCCCGGCGAGCGCCTCGTGTTCACATGGTCGGGCAGGCATGGCGACGACTGTACCGATGAGTCGCTTGTCACGGTTGAACTGAAACCGGCCGCAGCCGGAACGGAGCTCACGCTCACGCATGAACGGATCACGGCGGCTGAGGAGCGCGAGCAGACCCAGGCGGGATGGACGGGCTGTCTCGAGACTCTGGCGAAGTTCCTCTGCGATGTGGCGCCTGCAGGCGGTTAGACTGCACGCAGATGCTGCCGCTGCCACTGCTTCCGGCGCAGCGGCAGCATTCTGCCATTTAACGGGCCGCCGTGCACCGGCGCCGCCTCGCTATCGAGGTGGCTTGGCTGCTGCGGCGCGTGAACCGAATTCCGTGGCCCCGATCACTACCGGACGCGCGAATGGCGCTATCCAGACGGGTTAGCCAGCAGATCGGTGAAGACGAATCCGTCACGCTCCACGGTTTCGCCGTGCAGAACCGCTATGGGATGGACAAACATCGGCCCATCCCACGCGAATGTGTGGAACTCACCGCGCTCGCCGCACGGATCCGCCTCTGCGGGCAGGGCGTTGAGCAAGTCGGCGTCAAACTGCCGCCCGGCGAAATCTCGCGGAATCTGGCCAGGATCGACGCAGGTGATGTGCGCCCGAAGGCCGCCATCGATCATTTCGTGAGCCAACTGCGTGGTGTTGATCCCCCACAGGGGAAAGACCGGCACGTAGGCCGTGCGTTCTGCCAGCTTCTCCTCGCGGTAACGGCGGACATCCTCCAGAAACAGGTCGCCAAA
This DNA window, taken from Armatimonadota bacterium, encodes the following:
- a CDS encoding adenine nucleotide alpha hydrolase: MRRQSAPQDTHRASEATPRNRVLLSWSSGKDSAWALHVLRQSPHLEVVGLLTTMNARFDRVAMHGVRRELVEAQAHAANLPMLTAPLPWPCSNSEYEAVMERALDLAQSHWRFTHVAFGDLFLEDVRRYREEKLAERTAYVPVFPLWGINTTQLAHEMIDGGLRAHITCVDPGQIPRDFAGRQFDADLLNALPAEADPCGERGEFHTFAWDGPMFVHPIAVLHGETVERDGFVFTDLLANPSG
- a CDS encoding ankryin, which produces MTNNSNDARAAFIRASVWHGSLDAARANLAEHPELAECDIYTAALLGDDAAVCRYLAADRGLAVAKAPPLNWDALTHLCFSRFFRLEPERSDGFIRAAVALLDAGASARTGFFDETHRPEPDFESVLYAAAGVAHHAGMTQLLIDRGADPNEGEVVYHSPETDDNAALRVLVETGQLTPDSLATMLLRKADWHDLEGIRYLLERNADPNFITGWGFTALHQALRRDNSLSIVEAMLDYGASPLLKNRNDHRTGTAIAAGRGRGDVLNLFVQRGITVDLDGVDRLISACAQDDDEAIGLIVKGLPELVGELLAAGGAVLAVFAGNGNTAGAARLLDLGVPVDARFVEGDGYFDVAPNSTALHVAAWRAQHQTVSFLIERRADLDVLDGKGRSALMLAVKACVDSYWMETRAPDSVKALLEAGASAEGIVVPCGYEAVDTLLRDA
- a CDS encoding ABC transporter permease codes for the protein MRRPRWIRYSLPTQLPSSKAPQVGFARPRERDALQTALNRSTARVAAGPSAVDFVNTVAAMVDMEARRLRHDPSELISRAVQPALWLLLFGQVFSRLHGIPTGSMRYIDFMAPGILAQSALFVSIFYGISIIWERDVGALVKFLASPAPRSALVLGKALSASVRGVLQMFIIYTLAAATGVRLNMNPANLLGVVVLVVLGSALFACFSMMIACVVKTQQRMLGIGQLLTMPLFFASNAIYPITLMPTWLQVVSRCNPLSYEVDGLRALMPLGGATRFGMGLDFTVLIAVTAVLVVICSRLYGNIVR
- a CDS encoding SRPBCC domain-containing protein, with the protein product MSQDTVASAASLVIKRTLAAPVEKVWRAWTDPAQMARWFFPNERWNQSTVDIDPVPGGRFSVKMNHSDGDVFHLTGHYVEITPGERLVFTWSGRHGDDCTDESLVTVELKPAAAGTELTLTHERITAAEEREQTQAGWTGCLETLAKFLCDVAPAGG
- a CDS encoding helix-turn-helix transcriptional regulator, which encodes MRLDRVFGALADPTRRAILERLTGGDAMVTELAAPFNSSLPAISKHLHVLEEAGLIVRRAIGRKRICSIVPSAMLSAEEWLDTYRRFWTERLDALEETLKSDEENEI
- a CDS encoding ATP-binding cassette domain-containing protein, which gives rise to MSDERPIVETRNLTRCFGELKAVNSVNLAVASREVFGLLGPNGAGKTTTIKMLTTLLPPTDGEAWVAGFHVVRQAWSVRRSIGYVPQMVSANANLTGYENLLVFARVFGIPRSERSSRIREALAFMGLADAADRLVQGYSGGMLRRLEIAQSMIHRPNVLFLDEPTVGLDPLARDNVWTHLMKLRDEFGATIILTTHYMEEADSLCDRIAIMHLGVIAAEGTPSQLKASIGDETATLDTVFAAYAASELEGATGGFRQAAGARRVANRLK
- a CDS encoding aldo/keto reductase, which produces MNITIPNTSLSVSQICFGTGSIGSAVREEPAFRLLDLYVELDGNFIDTAHCYGDWVAGIERSASEKTIGRWMRARENRSEIVLATKGAHWLFDKPGVQRCRPADIRADLDASLDALQIDCIDLYWLHRDDPEVPVGEILDTLEAARAEGKIRHYGASNWQVCRMWAAGAAAADRGYAGFVADQVWWNAAVIANYPYGARDVCFMDESRFIYHEQTGMAAIPFQSQAGGLFRHLARRTLDKMNPPAENAYRLPETSARLRRMEHLMGETGMNLPQLTLGWLRGQPFVTIPIVGCTREADLRESMSALDHQLTPEQIRFISHGA